One window of the Chryseobacterium camelliae genome contains the following:
- a CDS encoding fibronectin type III domain-containing protein, producing the protein MKRILLMCMMWLVSTMSAQITLGSGTSSGPAPVSTYYGYSYVQQIFPKSEINANAAGNITGLKFYLSSTATLTNSNAWVVYIGHTSKTSFTSTSDWVPVANLTKVFDGTVTNNSGVVEVTFTTPFAYNNVDNLVIAAEENKQGYDSNNSSEAMYVYASSANSALYYRNDSTNPDPAGTLPAGTQYGNKSIVTLVGLTASATPSCPVITAPTAAATGVSVTPTISWSAVNGATGYKLSVGTTAGGTDVLNNQDITTGNSYTFTTPLLYSKQYYYSVNAYSSGGTSAGCAQNNFTTANIPCPTVTAPALGAFGLSTTPTITWTAVTGATGYKLSVGTTAGGTNVLNNQDLGNVTTYTFSSALAAGTKYYYTLNSYNANSTSASCTERTFSTLCAAATVFSQNFDSVTTPDWPMCWGKVGSAGSAYTQASTAMSSPNNMYIYASSTSSLPVVSMPPVSTLQSGNYRLRFKARGNSTAGGKIEVGYLTNPADATTFVNLSTFTTTSTTTVDNFVVSNITAPSGVTTLAFRHTGSPAYSVLIDDVVYELVPSCDAPSLLAASAVTSNSATISWTAPSAAPGSGYQLYYSTSSTAPTAATTPSIASITSTTANLPATLSASTQYYVWVRSNCGSSQSAWSSVLTFTTDCLPVSTLPWSENFDAMTTVGANILPTCWASTAGGYSSTENYTSATTAGNTYNDPKSAPNYVTIYYPSTNAAYLWTPKFALTAGQSYDFTFYWVGDGLTGWQGDVVVNGTQSATGATSLNTFLTPTQTATGGSESTNYTKVKVTFVPTATGNYTFGVKTLATTYAPYYLGFDDFNLMLSPACAEPAALSVSSVTTSGATLSWTAPATAPSGYQVYYSTSSTAPTATTTPTITGVTGTTTTLPNLTPGTTYYVWVRSNCGSSQSIWSSSVSFTTACVATTVPYTLNFDNVTVPSLPVCGSVVNAGSGKQWVTAAAPTDITGFNSNVLKYGFDGTNAANAWFFTQGLTLTAGTQYTISYKYGNNSTFYTEKMKVAYGTSATVAGMTSVLADYSTINDNTLHTESITFTPTASGTYYFGFNAYSAANQYNLYVDDISIINAALGTSEVAGNRNDIRVYPNPFTEVLHISDISKVKSISVTDVAGRLVKTFANPAEALHLSELNSGMYLVTLDMKDGSKQTIKVIKK; encoded by the coding sequence ATGAAACGAATTCTACTCATGTGTATGATGTGGCTGGTTTCCACCATGTCTGCACAGATTACCCTGGGCTCGGGTACAAGTAGTGGGCCCGCTCCTGTGAGTACCTACTATGGCTACTCTTACGTACAGCAGATTTTCCCAAAATCTGAAATCAATGCCAATGCGGCAGGTAATATTACCGGACTGAAGTTTTATTTATCTTCAACGGCTACACTTACCAATTCCAATGCATGGGTGGTTTATATCGGGCATACCAGCAAAACTTCTTTTACTTCCACCTCAGACTGGGTGCCTGTAGCCAATCTTACCAAAGTGTTTGACGGTACGGTAACCAACAATTCAGGGGTGGTAGAAGTAACCTTCACGACACCATTTGCTTACAACAATGTTGATAATCTGGTGATTGCTGCAGAAGAGAACAAGCAGGGATATGACTCCAACAATTCTTCTGAAGCCATGTATGTTTACGCTTCTTCTGCGAATTCAGCGTTGTACTACAGAAATGACTCTACCAATCCGGATCCGGCAGGAACGCTTCCTGCAGGGACTCAGTATGGAAACAAATCCATTGTTACACTTGTAGGTCTTACGGCGAGTGCAACTCCGTCTTGTCCTGTCATTACAGCTCCAACTGCAGCGGCTACCGGTGTTTCTGTGACACCTACAATATCCTGGAGTGCCGTAAACGGTGCAACCGGATATAAGCTGTCTGTGGGAACTACTGCCGGTGGTACAGATGTATTGAACAACCAGGATATCACGACTGGAAATTCATATACATTTACTACTCCTTTGCTGTACTCTAAGCAATATTATTATTCTGTTAATGCATACAGCTCCGGAGGAACTTCTGCAGGATGTGCACAGAATAATTTTACAACGGCGAATATTCCGTGCCCAACTGTAACAGCACCTGCTTTGGGGGCTTTTGGCCTCTCTACAACCCCAACCATCACATGGACCGCCGTAACAGGGGCAACAGGATATAAATTATCTGTAGGAACTACTGCCGGAGGAACCAATGTTTTGAATAATCAGGATTTAGGGAATGTAACTACCTACACGTTCTCATCAGCCTTAGCTGCCGGAACAAAATATTATTATACGCTGAATTCATATAATGCAAACTCTACATCTGCATCTTGTACAGAAAGAACATTCTCTACTTTATGTGCAGCTGCAACGGTATTTTCTCAGAATTTCGACAGTGTAACGACACCGGACTGGCCAATGTGCTGGGGTAAAGTAGGAAGTGCAGGGAGTGCATATACTCAGGCGAGTACCGCTATGTCTTCCCCGAATAATATGTATATCTATGCATCTTCCACTTCTTCGCTGCCTGTAGTTTCAATGCCGCCTGTAAGTACATTGCAGTCGGGTAACTACAGACTTAGATTCAAGGCAAGAGGCAACTCAACTGCAGGAGGTAAGATAGAAGTAGGGTATCTGACCAACCCTGCCGATGCTACCACATTTGTTAATTTATCTACTTTTACCACGACAAGTACAACTACAGTAGATAATTTTGTAGTAAGCAATATTACAGCTCCTTCAGGAGTGACTACTTTAGCTTTCAGACATACCGGAAGCCCTGCATATTCTGTTCTTATTGATGATGTGGTTTATGAACTGGTTCCTTCCTGTGATGCTCCGTCTTTATTAGCGGCTTCAGCAGTGACGTCAAACAGCGCTACTATATCATGGACTGCTCCTTCTGCTGCGCCAGGTAGTGGATATCAGCTGTATTACAGTACATCTTCAACTGCACCTACTGCCGCTACAACTCCAAGTATCGCCAGTATAACATCAACAACGGCTAACTTACCGGCTACTTTAAGTGCATCTACTCAATATTATGTATGGGTAAGATCCAATTGCGGAAGTTCTCAGAGTGCGTGGTCTTCTGTGCTGACATTCACCACTGACTGTCTGCCTGTTTCAACATTGCCATGGTCTGAAAACTTTGATGCCATGACTACTGTTGGCGCCAATATACTTCCAACATGCTGGGCTTCTACAGCAGGAGGATATAGCTCTACGGAAAACTATACTTCTGCAACCACTGCCGGAAATACCTACAACGATCCTAAGTCGGCACCAAATTATGTAACGATTTATTATCCTAGCACCAATGCAGCTTATCTTTGGACGCCTAAATTTGCCCTTACAGCCGGACAGTCTTATGACTTTACCTTCTATTGGGTAGGCGACGGTCTTACCGGATGGCAGGGAGATGTAGTGGTAAACGGCACACAGTCTGCTACCGGAGCTACTTCATTAAATACCTTCCTAACGCCTACTCAGACTGCTACCGGAGGTTCAGAAAGTACCAACTATACCAAGGTGAAAGTAACATTTGTTCCTACTGCAACAGGAAACTATACTTTTGGTGTTAAGACATTGGCTACAACCTATGCACCTTATTATTTAGGATTTGATGATTTCAACCTGATGCTGTCTCCTGCATGTGCAGAACCAGCAGCACTGAGTGTATCTTCAGTTACTACATCAGGAGCAACCCTGTCATGGACAGCGCCTGCAACGGCACCTTCCGGATACCAGGTGTATTACAGTACTTCATCAACAGCGCCTACAGCTACAACAACTCCTACCATTACAGGAGTTACGGGTACAACGACTACGTTGCCGAATCTGACGCCAGGGACTACCTATTATGTATGGGTAAGATCCAACTGCGGAAGTTCACAGAGTATCTGGTCATCATCAGTATCCTTTACTACGGCATGTGTGGCCACAACTGTTCCGTATACCTTGAATTTTGACAATGTAACGGTACCTTCATTACCGGTTTGCGGATCTGTAGTCAATGCAGGATCAGGTAAACAGTGGGTAACAGCAGCTGCACCTACCGATATTACCGGATTCAACTCCAATGTCCTGAAATATGGATTCGATGGTACCAATGCAGCCAATGCATGGTTCTTCACCCAAGGGCTTACCCTTACCGCAGGTACACAATATACTATTTCATATAAATATGGAAACAACAGTACATTCTATACTGAAAAAATGAAAGTAGCATACGGAACTTCTGCAACAGTTGCCGGAATGACCAGCGTACTGGCAGACTACAGTACGATCAATGATAATACCCTTCATACAGAAAGTATCACGTTCACGCCAACAGCTTCAGGAACTTATTATTTCGGGTTCAATGCTTACTCGGCTGCCAACCAGTATAACCTTTATGTAGATGATATCAGTATTATCAATGCAGCATTGGGAACTTCCGAAGTTGCCGGTAACAGAAATGATATCAGAGTGTATCCTAATCCGTTTACAGAGGTGCTGCATATTTCTGACATTTCCAAAGTGAAGTCAATATCAGTAACTGATGTTGCGGGAAGATTAGTGAAAACCTTTGCCAATCCTGCCGAAGCGCTTCACTTAAGCGAACTGAATTCAGGAATGTATCTGGTAACACTGGATATGAAAGATGGTTCTAAACAGACAATCAAAGTCATTAAGAAATAA
- a CDS encoding T9SS type A sorting domain-containing protein has product MVKILFSCLLMISLSLSAQINLGTGSTDVGAAPVSTYYGYSYTQQIYTKQEINANAAGSITGLKFYLDPSMSLTNSSDWVVYLGHTSKNSFSSDMDWVPVSQLTQVYSGTISNNNGVVEVTFATPFAYNNTDNLVLAARENTPGYDTNDNDETLYVYEGASGSSIYFKDDTIIPDPASPPAGNLVSYKSVITFAGLTGSSLPACPTIVYPSASSGLVPLSPNITWIASPGATGYKVSIGTTPGGTNVVNQQSVTTNVFTPSTPLAQDTNHYMRVIAVGPGGESAGCTEMMFKTVPPPPANDDCSGAIALTVNPDMNCSSTAQGYTLGATDSGLIPDPCYGEPDDDVWFKFVATATEHHISLNNVVSIGNTTDDNDTYFQVFSGSCGSLSSILCSDPASAVLSNLTVGDTYYIRVYSYYGAGSNQSFNICVGTLPPPPVNDSCSGALVASSFPYTYVQADGAGATNNSGFITACSNEMNDGTWFTFTGNGNDFTVSVNMPAGSSFDPQIGVYTGTCGSLVCDGTEDQGLEGEEETITFNTTAGTVYYVNVGDYSGFTDNLEGAFTINITNNNLGTSETIKSRKDMQVYPNPFTEVFHISNADKVTSAYISDMSGRVVKTISNPGTAIHAGELGSGMYMVTLELKDGSRQTLKIIKK; this is encoded by the coding sequence ATGGTAAAAATTTTATTTTCATGCTTGTTAATGATAAGCCTGTCATTATCTGCCCAGATTAATCTGGGAACGGGAAGTACGGATGTCGGTGCAGCTCCGGTAAGTACCTATTACGGATACTCTTATACACAGCAGATTTATACGAAACAGGAAATCAATGCGAACGCAGCAGGGAGTATTACAGGGTTGAAGTTCTATTTGGACCCATCCATGTCTTTAACCAACTCATCCGATTGGGTAGTTTATTTAGGACATACCTCTAAAAATTCCTTCTCATCGGATATGGACTGGGTGCCGGTATCTCAGCTTACACAGGTGTATTCCGGGACAATTAGCAATAATAATGGAGTGGTAGAAGTTACTTTTGCTACTCCTTTCGCTTATAATAACACGGACAACCTGGTCCTTGCCGCGAGAGAAAATACCCCGGGATATGATACGAATGATAATGATGAAACTTTGTATGTCTATGAAGGAGCATCAGGATCCTCGATCTATTTCAAGGACGATACAATAATCCCTGATCCCGCTTCTCCTCCTGCCGGGAATTTAGTATCCTACAAATCGGTAATAACTTTTGCCGGACTTACAGGTAGCAGCCTGCCTGCATGTCCGACTATTGTTTATCCTTCGGCCAGTTCAGGATTAGTTCCGCTTTCACCAAACATAACATGGATTGCCTCACCTGGTGCTACCGGTTATAAAGTTTCCATAGGAACAACGCCGGGAGGAACAAATGTAGTGAACCAGCAATCTGTAACCACAAATGTATTCACTCCTTCTACGCCACTTGCACAGGACACCAACCATTATATGAGGGTTATTGCAGTAGGTCCCGGAGGCGAATCTGCCGGCTGTACAGAAATGATGTTCAAGACGGTACCTCCGCCTCCTGCAAATGATGACTGTTCAGGAGCTATAGCTCTTACGGTGAACCCGGATATGAACTGTAGCAGTACGGCCCAGGGGTATACGCTGGGAGCCACAGATTCCGGATTGATTCCTGATCCTTGTTATGGGGAGCCGGATGATGATGTCTGGTTCAAATTTGTAGCAACGGCTACCGAACATCATATTTCCCTCAATAATGTGGTGTCCATAGGAAACACTACAGACGATAACGATACGTATTTCCAGGTGTTCAGCGGAAGCTGTGGAAGTCTTTCCAGTATTCTGTGTTCAGATCCTGCTTCAGCAGTGTTGAGCAACCTTACCGTTGGCGATACCTATTATATAAGAGTTTACAGTTACTATGGTGCAGGAAGCAATCAGAGTTTTAATATCTGTGTAGGCACTTTACCGCCTCCGCCTGTTAATGACAGCTGCTCTGGCGCTCTAGTGGCTTCTTCATTCCCGTATACCTATGTGCAGGCTGATGGAGCAGGGGCTACTAATAATTCAGGCTTCATTACGGCATGCAGCAATGAAATGAACGATGGAACTTGGTTTACCTTTACAGGGAACGGAAACGACTTTACTGTTTCTGTAAATATGCCTGCCGGAAGTAGTTTTGACCCTCAGATCGGTGTATATACAGGAACGTGCGGCAGTCTGGTGTGCGACGGTACGGAAGATCAGGGACTTGAAGGCGAAGAAGAAACCATCACCTTCAACACTACTGCCGGAACAGTGTATTATGTTAATGTAGGAGATTACAGCGGATTTACAGATAATCTTGAAGGTGCCTTTACCATTAATATCACCAATAATAATCTGGGGACTTCTGAAACAATAAAATCCAGAAAAGACATGCAGGTATATCCTAACCCTTTCACTGAAGTATTCCATATTTCAAATGCCGATAAGGTAACCTCTGCTTACATATCGGATATGTCAGGAAGAGTGGTTAAAACCATTTCCAATCCGGGGACAGCCATTCATGCCGGGGAACTGGGCTCAGGAATGTATATGGTAACGCTGGAACTGAAAGACGGATCGAGACAGACCCTGAAAATAATTAAAAAGTAA
- a CDS encoding ion transporter codes for MEREHNLVPEDVLWKRFLYRIIYRSDTRLGKLFDIVLLSLIFASTAIIMTESIPKLGKQYHYTFLILEWIISILFTIEYWMRIAVVKNKRNYIFSFFGIIDFLALTPFYLSFFFPVTKYFLIFRMLRMLRIFRIFNLLDFMNDGYLIVRALKNSSRKIYIFLLFLIIFSVIVGSMMFMVEGGRPGFETIPQSIYWAVVTVTTVGYGDVSPITPLGKFFAVILMLAGYSIIAVPTGIVTAEMRNKRQNLEKVCERCGNEDIDDDARYCKQCGKKLA; via the coding sequence ATGGAAAGAGAACACAACCTTGTTCCCGAAGATGTGCTGTGGAAGAGGTTCCTGTACAGAATTATTTACCGATCGGATACCCGGCTCGGAAAATTATTCGATATCGTCCTGCTATCCCTTATTTTTGCGAGCACCGCCATCATCATGACGGAGAGCATTCCCAAACTGGGAAAACAGTACCACTATACCTTTCTTATCCTGGAGTGGATTATTTCAATCTTATTCACCATCGAATACTGGATGCGAATTGCCGTGGTAAAGAATAAGAGGAATTATATTTTCAGTTTTTTCGGAATCATAGATTTCCTGGCACTTACTCCTTTTTACCTTAGTTTTTTCTTTCCGGTCACCAAATATTTCCTGATTTTCAGGATGCTCAGGATGCTGAGAATTTTCAGGATCTTCAATCTCCTGGATTTCATGAACGACGGCTACCTGATTGTAAGGGCCCTGAAGAACAGCTCAAGAAAAATTTACATTTTCTTATTGTTCCTTATCATCTTCTCTGTTATCGTGGGCTCCATGATGTTTATGGTAGAAGGCGGAAGGCCCGGATTTGAAACCATTCCGCAATCCATCTACTGGGCCGTGGTTACCGTGACTACCGTTGGTTACGGGGATGTTTCCCCTATTACTCCACTGGGTAAATTTTTTGCGGTTATCCTGATGCTGGCCGGTTATTCCATTATTGCCGTTCCTACCGGGATCGTAACGGCTGAGATGCGCAATAAACGCCAGAACCTGGAAAAGGTCTGTGAGCGGTGCGGAAATGAAGATATTGATGACGATGCCCGGTATTGCAAGCAATGTGGCAAGAAATTAGCTTAG
- a CDS encoding Nif3-like dinuclear metal center hexameric protein, whose translation MTIRDVILKIESRLPLQQAEDFDNVGLLCGLPERNVSGILVCHDALESVVEEAIRRNCNLIVCFHPIIFSGLKTLTGKNYVERAVLKAIENKVAIYAVHTAFDNDLFGVNSGICEKLGLKNTRILQPKKNNLKQLTVFVPSEYSGQVREALFAEGAGSIGFYDECSFTVNGHGTFRPVEGSNPFSGQQNIRENADEDMVSVIFEAYKQGRIIAAMKEAHPYEEVAHQVYQLDNDHPYCGLGMFGELEQEMDENDFMMMVKETFGLQVIRHSAYTGRKIKRVGVLGGSGADGIHAALAAKCDAYLTGDLKYHDYFKAESRMLICDIGHYESEQWVTQQLFEILSQKFSTFAVSKSSEKTNPVNYFL comes from the coding sequence ATGACAATACGCGATGTAATTTTAAAAATAGAAAGCAGACTTCCTCTGCAGCAGGCTGAGGATTTTGATAATGTAGGGTTACTGTGCGGACTGCCGGAACGGAACGTAAGCGGAATACTGGTTTGCCATGATGCGCTGGAATCTGTGGTTGAAGAAGCCATCCGGAGGAATTGCAACCTTATCGTATGCTTTCATCCCATTATTTTTTCCGGACTTAAAACATTAACGGGAAAAAATTATGTGGAAAGGGCAGTGCTGAAAGCCATTGAAAATAAAGTGGCTATTTACGCCGTTCATACAGCTTTCGATAATGATCTGTTCGGAGTTAATTCAGGGATATGTGAAAAGCTGGGCTTAAAAAACACCAGAATTCTTCAGCCGAAAAAGAATAACCTGAAGCAGCTTACTGTTTTCGTACCCTCGGAATACAGCGGACAGGTAAGGGAGGCTCTGTTTGCTGAAGGTGCTGGAAGCATAGGATTTTACGATGAATGCAGTTTTACGGTGAACGGGCATGGGACTTTCCGGCCTGTGGAAGGATCAAATCCGTTTTCAGGTCAGCAAAACATCCGTGAGAATGCAGATGAGGACATGGTTTCCGTTATTTTTGAAGCTTATAAGCAGGGAAGGATTATTGCTGCTATGAAAGAGGCGCATCCTTATGAAGAAGTGGCGCATCAGGTATATCAGCTGGACAATGACCACCCGTATTGCGGCCTGGGAATGTTCGGAGAGCTGGAGCAGGAAATGGATGAAAATGATTTTATGATGATGGTAAAAGAAACATTCGGCCTTCAGGTGATCAGGCATTCTGCATATACCGGCAGGAAAATTAAGAGGGTGGGAGTACTGGGAGGTTCAGGGGCAGACGGTATCCATGCAGCGCTTGCTGCGAAATGTGATGCGTATCTAACCGGCGACCTTAAATATCACGACTATTTTAAAGCAGAATCCCGGATGCTGATCTGTGATATAGGTCATTATGAATCAGAACAATGGGTTACGCAGCAATTATTTGAAATATTGTCACAAAAATTTAGTACATTTGCAGTCTCAAAATCTAGCGAAAAAACAAACCCAGTAAATTATTTCCTTTAG
- a CDS encoding zinc ribbon domain-containing protein: protein MAKTNDISVEEKLRALYDLQIIDSRLDEIRNTRGELPIEVEDLEIEIEGLEKRAEKFHADIKDQDDQIKTKHEVINHAKTLIEKYKSQQDNVRNNKEFEALGKEMEYQELEIQLAEKRIKEFGAKIAHKNETLDELNSKIEELRNHLKFKKEELEGLIAETQKEEEYLIEQSKEYAGKIDDRLLASYNRIRTSSVNGLAVVGLERGAPKGSFFTIPPQKQMEIAQRKKIIIDEHSGKILVDDELVMEENERMKSVIKF, encoded by the coding sequence ATGGCAAAAACCAACGATATTTCAGTTGAAGAAAAATTAAGAGCTTTATATGATTTACAGATCATTGATTCAAGATTGGATGAAATCCGAAATACAAGAGGAGAATTGCCAATCGAAGTAGAAGATCTGGAAATTGAAATTGAAGGACTTGAGAAAAGAGCTGAAAAATTTCATGCGGATATCAAAGATCAGGATGACCAGATCAAAACCAAGCATGAAGTAATCAACCATGCAAAAACCCTTATTGAAAAATACAAGTCCCAGCAGGATAATGTAAGGAACAATAAGGAATTTGAGGCCTTAGGTAAAGAAATGGAATACCAGGAGCTTGAAATTCAGCTTGCTGAAAAGAGAATCAAGGAATTCGGTGCGAAAATCGCTCACAAAAATGAAACGCTTGATGAACTGAACAGTAAGATTGAGGAGCTGAGAAACCACCTGAAGTTCAAGAAAGAAGAACTGGAAGGGCTTATTGCTGAAACTCAGAAAGAAGAAGAATATCTTATCGAGCAGTCTAAAGAATATGCAGGTAAGATTGACGACAGGTTGTTGGCTTCTTACAACAGGATCAGAACCAGCTCTGTCAATGGCCTTGCCGTAGTAGGACTGGAAAGAGGAGCTCCGAAAGGATCCTTCTTCACCATCCCGCCACAGAAACAGATGGAAATTGCCCAGAGAAAGAAAATTATTATCGATGAGCATTCCGGGAAAATCCTTGTGGACGACGAATTGGTCATGGAAGAAAATGAAAGAATGAAATCTGTAATTAAATTCTAG
- a CDS encoding AMP-dependent synthetase/ligase, translating into MTIKRLFDIPHYALEKLPKTDMFVTKYNGEWKKTSTQQFVSEGNKISRGLLKLGIKPGDKIALITTNSRTEWAVMDLGLSQIGVVSVPVYPNISPEDYEFIFNNAEIKYCFVSDKDLLSKVVKVKNNIPSLQGIFTFDSITGAANWREVLDLGEDDSTQIEVEDLSNSIHAEDLATIIYTSGTTGRPKGVMLTHHNIVSNVLGSITRIPKKKSLDYKDTRVLSFLPICHIFERMLFYLFQYNGFSIYFAESIDKMGENVKEVKPHYMSVVPRLVEKVYDKIYHTGSSAGGLKSKIFFWALELLSKKKEVSKPSGLKQIIADKLVFSKWREGLGGEIITLVSGSAALSTRLNLLFQNAGIPILEGYGLTETSPVISVNSFDKMKIGTVGLPLDNLSVKIQEDGEITVKGPSVFKGYFKNEEMTKEVFTEDGYFRTGDIGHVDNDGFLQITDRKKEMFKTSGGKYIAPQTIENLAKASKFIEQIMVVGDGEKMPCALVQPDFEFAKSWAMRNNLSIGTTPQEIAKSQELKDRIEKEIHKTNEHLGNWEQIKKIELTPEVWTVESGLLTPTLKLKRKAVKEKFMGLYNKMYGHNG; encoded by the coding sequence ATGACGATTAAAAGATTATTCGATATTCCTCATTATGCTTTGGAAAAACTTCCTAAAACGGATATGTTCGTTACAAAGTATAATGGAGAATGGAAAAAGACTTCCACCCAGCAGTTTGTGAGTGAAGGCAATAAAATATCCCGGGGGCTTTTAAAACTGGGCATTAAACCCGGTGATAAGATCGCGTTGATCACAACCAATTCGCGTACCGAATGGGCTGTCATGGATCTCGGGCTTTCCCAGATCGGGGTCGTATCTGTTCCGGTATACCCCAATATTTCCCCGGAAGATTATGAGTTCATCTTTAATAACGCAGAAATTAAATACTGTTTTGTTTCTGACAAGGACCTGCTGAGTAAAGTGGTTAAGGTGAAGAATAATATCCCTTCACTACAGGGGATCTTCACTTTTGACAGTATTACCGGGGCAGCCAACTGGAGGGAAGTTCTGGATCTTGGAGAGGATGATTCCACACAAATTGAGGTGGAAGACCTGTCCAATTCCATCCATGCAGAAGACCTGGCAACCATTATCTATACCTCCGGAACTACGGGCAGGCCTAAAGGGGTCATGCTTACGCATCATAATATCGTTTCCAATGTCCTGGGTTCAATAACGCGCATTCCAAAGAAGAAAAGCCTCGATTATAAAGATACCCGTGTGCTCAGCTTCCTGCCGATCTGCCACATTTTTGAAAGGATGCTGTTTTACCTGTTCCAGTACAACGGATTCTCTATTTATTTTGCCGAAAGCATCGATAAGATGGGCGAAAACGTTAAGGAAGTAAAGCCCCATTACATGAGCGTAGTCCCGAGACTGGTAGAAAAAGTATACGATAAGATTTATCATACCGGATCTTCCGCAGGAGGCCTGAAGTCCAAAATATTTTTCTGGGCGCTGGAGCTGCTGAGTAAAAAGAAAGAAGTGTCAAAACCTTCCGGCCTGAAGCAAATCATTGCGGACAAGCTTGTGTTTTCAAAATGGAGGGAAGGCCTTGGCGGTGAAATCATAACACTCGTTTCCGGATCTGCTGCCCTTTCCACAAGGCTCAACTTACTTTTCCAGAATGCCGGAATTCCGATCCTGGAAGGTTATGGATTGACGGAAACCTCTCCGGTGATTTCTGTCAACAGCTTTGATAAGATGAAAATCGGGACGGTAGGGCTGCCGTTAGATAATTTAAGCGTAAAGATCCAGGAAGACGGTGAGATTACGGTTAAGGGACCTTCTGTATTCAAAGGATATTTTAAGAATGAAGAAATGACGAAGGAAGTGTTTACGGAAGACGGGTATTTCAGGACGGGAGATATCGGCCATGTAGACAATGACGGCTTTTTACAGATCACTGACCGTAAAAAAGAGATGTTTAAAACTTCCGGCGGAAAATACATTGCGCCGCAAACCATCGAAAACTTAGCAAAAGCTTCTAAATTCATTGAACAGATCATGGTAGTAGGTGATGGCGAAAAGATGCCATGCGCCCTGGTACAGCCTGATTTCGAGTTTGCCAAAAGCTGGGCGATGCGCAACAATCTTAGCATCGGTACCACCCCCCAGGAAATTGCAAAAAGCCAGGAACTGAAGGACAGGATTGAAAAGGAAATCCATAAAACCAATGAACACCTGGGCAACTGGGAACAGATCAAGAAAATTGAGCTTACTCCTGAAGTATGGACGGTAGAAAGCGGACTGCTGACACCGACATTAAAACTTAAAAGAAAAGCCGTCAAAGAAAAATTCATGGGCCTGTACAATAAGATGTACGGACACAACGGATAA